A section of the Diabrotica virgifera virgifera chromosome 8, PGI_DIABVI_V3a genome encodes:
- the LOC126889482 gene encoding zinc finger protein 226-like isoform X5 produces the protein MARDSKVNHERKPGKNLVILSRHRYLQQGETKMEIMETLIGHSSYDGNYMGAHDEGKTINQNMKVATGRRSYKCEICFKRCTDRSNLTTHLRVHTGEKYKCEICFKQFSETGNLKRHLRVHTGEKPYKCEICFKQFSGAGSLKTHLRVHTGEKPYKCKICFKQFKQSVKLKIHLRVHSGETPYKCEICFKQFSRVDNLKRHLRVHTGDNPYKCSICFKQFTDRSNLTTHLRVHTGEKPYKCEICFKQFSEAGTLKRHLRVHTGEKPYKCEICFKQFTTKGDLKTHWRMHTGVKPYKCEICFKQFSEAGTLKRHLRVHTGEKPYKCEICFKQFTTKGDLKTHWRMHTGVKPYKCEICFKQYTRSENLKTHLRVHNGEKPYKCEICFKQFTKNTYLKTHLRVHTGEKPYKCEICFKQFRQADNLKTHLRAHTREEPYKCEICFKLFSREGNLKRHWGVHTDEKPYKCEICFKLFSREGNLKRHWGVHTGEKP, from the coding sequence GTTATCTTCAACAAGGAGaaactaaaatggaaattatGGAGACACTAATTGGACATTCATCTTACGATGGCAATTATATGGGTGCACACGATGAAGGAAAAACAATAAATCAAAATATGAAAGTTGCGACTGGACGAAGAtcttacaaatgtgaaatttgttttaagcggtGTACTGATAGAAGTAATTTAacaacacatttgagagtgcacactggagagaaatacaagtgtgaaatttgttttaaacaatttagtgagacaggtaatttgaaaagacatttgagagtacacactggggagaaaccttataagtgtgaaatttgtttcaagcagtttAGTGGAGCAGGtagtttgaaaacacatttgagagtacatacgggggaaaaaccttataagtgtaaaATTTGCTTTAAGCAGTTTAAGCAATCAGTAaaattgaaaatacatttgagagtgcattcTGGGGAaacaccttacaagtgtgaaatttgttttaagcagtttagtagAGTAGataatttgaaaagacatttaagagtgcacactggagacaATCCGTACAAGTGTTccatttgttttaagcagtttactgaTAGAAGTAATTTAacaacacatttgagagtgcacactggagagaaaccatacaagtgtgaaatttgttttaagcaatttagtgaagcaggtactttgaaaagacatttgagagtacacactggggaaaaaccttataagtgtgaaatttgttttaagcagtttactacaAAAGGTGATTTGAAAACACATTGGAGAATGCACACTGGCgtaaaaccttacaagtgtgaaatttgttttaagcaatttagtgaagcaggtactttgaaaagacatttgagagtacacactggggaaaaaccttataagtgtgaaatttgttttaagcagtttactacaAAAGGTGATTTGAAAACACATTGGAGAATGCACACTGGCgtaaaaccttacaagtgtgaaatttgttttaagcagtatACGCGATCAGaaaatttgaaaacacatttgagagtgcataatGGGGAAAAACcctataagtgtgaaatttgttttaagcagtttactaaaaatacttatttgaaaacacatttgagagtgcacactggtgaaaaaccttataagtgtgaaatttgtttcaagcagtttCGCCAAGCAgataatttgaaaacacatttgagagcaCATACGAGGGAagaaccttataagtgtgaaatttgttttaagctgtTTAGTAGAGAAGGCAATTTAAAAAGACATTGGGGAGTGCACACTGacgaaaaaccttacaagtgtgaaatttgttttaagctgtTTAGTAGAGAAGGCAATTTAAAAAGACATTGGGGAGTGCACACTGGCGAAAAACCATAA
- the LOC126889482 gene encoding zinc finger protein 665-like isoform X2, which produces MARDSKVNHERKPGKNLVILSRHRYLQQEENKMEMIKTLIGHSYYDSNYMGTHDEGKTINQKMKVATGRRSYRCEICFKQFTTVSHFKRHLRVHTGDNPYKCAICYKQFTDRSNLTTHLRVHTGEKPYKCEICFKQFTRSENLKTHLRVHTGEKPYKCEICFKQFTTNSDLKTHWRMHTGEKPYKCEICFKQFTRSENLKTHLRVHTGEKPYKCEICFKQFTTNTNLKTHLRVHTGEKPYKCEICFKQFSGAGSLKTHLRVHTGEKPYKCKICFKQFKQSVNLKIHLRVHTGETPYKCEICFKLFSGVGNLKKHLRVHTGDNPHNVVVAHCFKQFTDRSNLTTHLRVHTGKKPLKCEICFKQFSEAGNLKRHLRVHTGEKPYKCEICFKQFTTNTNLKTHLTVHTGEKPYKCEICFKQYTRSENLKSHLRVHNGEKPYKCEICFKQFTTNTYLKTHLRVHTGEKPYKCEICFKQFRQADNLKTHLRVHTGEKPYKCEICFKQFRQADNLKTHLRVHTGEKPYKCEICFKQFKQSENLNTHLRVHTGEKPYKCEICFKLFSREGNLKRHWGVHSGETP; this is translated from the coding sequence GCTATCTCCAACAAGAAGAAAACAAAATGGAAATGATTAAGACTCTAATTGGACATTCATATTACGATAGCAATTATATGGGTACACACGATGAAGGAAAAACAATAAACCAAAAAATGAAAGTTGCGACTGGACGAAGATCTTACagatgtgaaatttgttttaagcagtttactacaGTCAGTCATTTTAAAAGacatttaagagtgcacactggagacaATCCGTACAAGTGTGCTATTTGTTATAAGCAGTTTACTGATAGAAGTAATTTAacaacacatttgagagtgcacactggagagaaaccttacaagtgtgaaatttgttttaagcagtttacgcGATCGGaaaatttgaaaacacatttgagagtgcatactggggaaaaaccttataagtgtgaaatttgttttaagcagtttactacaAACAGTGATTTGAAAACACATTGGAGAATGCACACTGgcgaaaaaccttacaagtgtgaaatttgttttaagcagtttacgcGATCGGaaaatttgaaaacacatttgagagtgcatactggggaaaaaccttataagtgtgaaatttgctttaagcagtttactacaaacactaatttgaaaacacatttgagagtgcacactggggagaaaccttataagtgtgaaatttgtttcaagcagtttAGTGGAGCAGGtagtttgaaaacacatttgagagtacatacgggggaaaaaccttataagtgtaaaATTTGCTTTAAGCAGTTTAAACAATCGGTaaatttgaaaatacatttgagagtgcatactggggaaacaccttacaagtgtgaaatttgttttaagctgtTTAGTGGAGTaggtaatttgaaaaaacatttaagagtgcacactggagacaATCCGCACAATGTTGTTGTTGCAcattgttttaagcagtttactgaTAGAAGTAATTTAacaacacatttgagagtgcacactggaaaGAAACCATtaaagtgtgaaatttgttttaaacaatttagtgaagcaggtaatttgaaaagacatttgagagtgcacactggggagaaaccttataagtgtgaaatttgttttaagcagtttactacaaacactaatttgaaaacacatttgacagtgcacactggggagaaaccttataagtgtgaaatttgtttcaagcagtaTACGCGATCAGAAAATTTGAAatcacatttgagagtgcataatGGGGAAAAACcctataagtgtgaaatttgttttaagcagtttactacaaatacttatttgaaaacacatttgagagtacacactggtgagaaaccttataagtgtgaaatttgtttcaagcagtttCGCCAAGCAgataatttgaaaacacatttgagagtacatacgggggaaaaaccttataagtgtgaaatttgtttcaagcagtttCGCCAAGCAgataatttgaaaacacatttgagagtacatacgggggaaaaaccttataagtgtgaaatttgttttaagcagtttaagcAATCAGAAAATTTGAacacacatttgagagtgcatactggggaaaaaccttacaagtgtgaaatttgttttaagctgtTTAGTAGAGAAggtaatttgaaaagacattGGGGAGTGCACTCTGGCGAAACACCAtaa